CCTTTTATGTGTCTTTGAAAGCCATGTTCAGTTAGTTAAATTATGAATTCCTGTAATTCTAGATAAATAAATGTGCAAAAGAAAAGGTATTGTGTAGATTGGTGTCACACAATGCATCAACTTTGtgaaataaagaaagagagGTATGAGTGATTTCTGAAGTTTCAGTTGCACTGCAACATTATTTTatgatgtatattatatatgattatatttttatatatgatTATCTTTTTATGCACTTTTCTTGCCTGATGTAGTGGACTGAGAGAGAACGAAGGACAAGACGGGAATATCGATGACAGCAATACAGCAGTTATTGTTGGTGAGTCCAAGACCCTCCAGCAGTGGAAGGTATTAAAGCTCCATTTGGCACCAATACTCCAACCCTGCAGTTTGCACACTAATGTACTTTGTCCTGTGTTATATTCTGTGTAGGAAAGAAAGCAACCATCAGCTCGAAGTCTCAGAGTCTAGATGAGGGCTGGTTCAAGAATCTGCTGACTGAAGAAGATGCCAAAATCCTTGAGCACTCTGGGAAGATGGTGCTCTTGTTTGAAATCCTCAGAATGGCTGAAGACCTGAACGATaaagtgtatgtttttttctttcttccaaaTGTGAATCAAATTTAAACAGAAGATGGTGACTGGTCCTCATATCTAACCAAAtccatttttgcatttttaggCTTGTGTTCAGTCAGTCGTTGATCTCATTAGACCTAATTGAGGATTTCCTCAATACTTTTCACCATGCCAGAGACCCATCCTCATTCCAAGGTATTCTGTTTATGGCAAATATTAATTGATTTAGAAAATGTCCTCTTTGAATGTACTGTCATTTAGATTTTTGTGCTTTATTGTTCTCACAGCGGGTAGCTGGATTAAAAACGTTGATTACTATCGTCTTGATGGTTCCACCAGTGCTCCGCTAAGGAAGAAATGGGCAGATCACTTCAATAATGCCAGCAATCATCGGTACAGATTGTCtaatgttctaaatatattGATTATACTTTAATAAGATCTAGACAGAATGTTTCACCGTGACATGacaattttctgtattttcttgaTCTTTATTTTAGCGGCCGATTGTTTCTCATCTCAACAAGAGCCGGCTCACTTGGCATCAACCTCGTTGCCGCCAACCGGGTCATCATCTTTGACGCCTCATGGAATCCCTCATATGACATACAGAGCATATACAGGGTGTACCGCTTCGGTCAGCTCAAACAAGTGTTTGTGTACCGCTTCTTGGCTCAGGTAAAGTCGCTGGTCTTCATTTATATCTTAAACGTGAGGGTTTTGATCAACACAAGAGGAAAAGTGTTAATTTTAGTAAATAACTGATGCTACTATTTAACAATACCACTGCAACATTTGATGTAAAAAACATGAACTCTGCACAAAATTACACGCTTGACATATGTGATACAGACTCTGTAATCCAAGTCAAACAAGCTGATGTGCATTCTAGTTTTAAAAGagtctatctgtctctttacAGTTTGTAGTACGCTGGCTGCATAGAGCCAGGAATAGTAACTAGGAATTTTGCAGCGAATACAGCTATCATCGATTGTCTGAAAATAACCATTTAAACAGAACTTTTTGGTAGCATTGTGTTTTTGGGACAAAATGCAGGTCTTCTTGAGCTTTACTATTTGTACCTTAAGTCAGATCAATTTGAGGGTTCataaattaattgattgatgGATTGATTGATGATTGATGGAATAGGAGTAAAGACGTTCCATTCTGCTACATAGATTTATGTTAATTCCATTCTGACTCCCccaatctttgctttttttgaaaagaaatgaaaatgcttttttttcttgaggAATActcgattattattatttttttgtggtcAGTATAAGATCTTCTGGAGCTGCTGTATTTTATTGGACTATATACCTTTCAGTCCTGTTTATCATTGCGGTCATTTTCATCTCCAGGGCACCATGGAGGAGAAGATCTACGATCGCCAGGTGACCAAGCAGTCTTTGTCCTATCGAGTGGTGGATCAGCAGCAGATTGAGAGGCACTTCACCCTTTTTGAACTGACTGAACTTTACGTGTTTGAGCCAGACCTGCTGGGCGACGCAAACTCTAAGAAAAGCAAAAGAACCACCCCTGTTTTGCCAAAGGTGCCTTTATGTTCAGGTTCTTAGATGCCATGTAAAAATTACACACAGCTGTCTGAAAAGGATTTGCAGTATTGAAtgtctttttgtgtctgtctctcaggatcATGTCCTAGCACAGCTATTACAAACCTGTAAAGACCAGATAGTGTCTTTCCACGAGCATGAATCTCTGCTGGACCATAAACAAGAGGAGGAGCTCAGTGAGGCAGAACGCAAAGATGCCTGGGCCGAGTACGAGGCCGAGGTAAAGAACCGATCACTGCAAGGCATTAATTATCATTAACGGGCCTCTGTCTAGTAAAACATCATGCCCTAGactgtacagtacattataACTCTATGTGTTTATTGTATGTAAATATGTGTCTTCCAGTCTACCAACCCTCCACCCAGCTCGAGCCTAAACATCTTGGATACGAAGACCAATGAACAGCTAATGGTATACATAAGTATCATTTTCTAAAACCTTTTCTTAAAATTGCTGCtagtgatgtttgtgtgttatacAACACATTCCATAAAAAAGGTCTTTGCAGGAATTGCTGAACAGGAGCAGAGCAAATGTAGCGGAGGCCTTTATGACAATGCAGAGGACAACTTCTCACACCATCGAGGATTACATGTTACGAGTGGTGAGTGGCATTAAGGTCTCGTGGTAAAAGGAAGGATTTAAAATTAGGGAACATTTTTTAATGTGATGAAAACAAACTtacaactgctaattaagttcATATTTGAAAACTAccatatgtttttttatatgatTATACAGCATGTTCATAATCATAAATGTATCTTTCCGAATGTCCCcactatggccttttttatcGTTGTTACATGCTGTGGagttaataaaatacattgCAGCACATTACTTTGCAGATAACAGATGATGCAAATGGCTCACGAAATTGATCTTATGTTACAGTGAAAGATGTAATGTAAGATGAAAGTAACCGTGTTAATGACTGATATTGTTTGAGGGATGCATTGGTAAAGGGTTGTTTTAGATTTGTATATTGGTTTGGAGGGGCTTAGAAATGGCAGGACTCATTTGTATGTTGATTCATAACCGAAAGGTAAAGAATATTCTTTGTACCTTCTGTGtgtaaccatttatttatttatgttacagTGGCAACAGAATCCTCAGCTGCCTGAAGCCACGGTTAAGACCAAAGCTAAGATTTGGAAAGTGTCTGATGAGAAGGAGAAGGAACGTAGACAGGCCTTTTATCAAGACATTTTTGCACAGCAACAAACAGTAAGTCATTTTTATGTgcgtatatacatacataatgtACAAAGAGCCTTCTCATGTTTCATTCCTCCCCCCCCCGTAGCTTACACATAGCATTCAGGCCATACTGAAGAATCGAAGGAAGCAGCCGACCACGACCACTGTGTCCCAGCCTGGACAGACTTGAAGAAAATCACATTTTGGTTGGAAAACGAAATGATGCCTTTGCTCTTTATCACTGCTCTACCAGTGAATTGAATGTATGTTTAATATGGAAAAATAACAGTCTGAATGAATAATTTCAGTTGCAATGTTCAGGTGTACTAACCATTTTGTTTTGTAACTTCTCAAGCACTTTAACTAACACCTAGTTAGGTTTAACAAATGTCTTTTATtaagaatttgaaaaaaaaaaaaattgttaaactGCTTCATACCAAAAACTTCTTGTTGAGCCCGAACTGAGCCTTACTGTACCTGCCTTACTGTTTAacctcaatgtttttttctattgaTTGTGTTTAACGTTGTATGGGTTTGTTACCAGTTGTTATCATTATGTAATAAATtgacaaaactgaaattggttcttatttttaaatttgtgtgtttgtaaaccAGCAACAAGATTCAGGCCATGACAGAGATAGCAAAGATCTGTTGAAAGAGATCAAAGTTGTAACAGTCCGTGTTATAAACCCTTACAAAAAGTCCTTTCAGTTGTGCAGGACAATGAATTTGAAACTTTTTGTAAGGGAAcaattgtgtgcatgtgtcgcTTAAATGCTGTTAATATGTGTAGCTCGCTACAGTGTCAGTCACGGCATAAACTAACATAACTCTCCCTCCCGAGTTTCCAAGTAGAAACAGAACAGCTGTTCAGCCACCGAGTTGTTCTCCTGAGTGGAAGGCTCCATGCCTGGAAGTGCATTTGTTAATTAATGAAAGCAAGCCAGCTGCAGTGGTGTAAAAACCCTTCAAGGTTTCCCTCCAGCTCCACTTCAACTGACAATAGTGCAAAAGGCATCAGTGCGTACAAAACggtacacaaaaatgtaaacacagGATACCATtcttataaattatatttttagatGATATAAAAGACAGACTGGGAAAAAATTAGAGTAAAAGTCTTtgtacacatgtacatacaGCAGTTCGTACAAAATTTGGCAGTTTTACTATTATAAAAAAGGTGTCTGTGTTCATACACTTTTAATGCACGATCACCATGAAAGTGGTTTGGATTTGTgtaaacatacatacaaatatcCTTAGTCGGTCCAATTTATCTTAGATGATAAGCATTGTTCCCTTACACAAATGTTATCCAAGATAACTAGCTTTTATGCTCGAGTTTGGGATACAAAACAACCTCAAAAGGGAAATTGGTTCCACTTCTGTTTAAACAGCagaaattgttacattttaatgCACTATGTAGATCAACTGTTGTATAATAGTATCATCAACTATAACGCTAAAATGCACTGGAAACGTTGAGTTCAAATTTGAGCAGGAAAGAGAACACATTTGAACATATTGATTGGAAATGCAGACTAAGGCTGAAATGGCATTTAACCACCAGCTCTGATTATGATATGCATTTAGCCAAGTCATGTCCTCTACTTGCGTATTGTCTTTCAGGGTACAGGAGTGTATCCCAACATGCACTGGGCAGAATAGACAACAGTCCATCAAAGGTTTAACAATATATGGTTAACATGTGGATCACATTTCAGTTTAAAATAGTTGCTTGACTTGTGTTTAGAAAAGATgatatacactcacactcacaggaAGGAAACTCCACAACAGATAAAACAAGTGATGTGCTCTCACATAACcaactaaaaagaaaagaaaacaacaagcaAGTGAAGgataaaattaaattatttctgGACTGAGGTACTGCCAAATTTGACGTCCATGtaattagtttagtttagaggGTTTGGCGAGgtgtaaaaaagaaatgataacaCGACACTCCAACACAGTCATCTTTTAAGTTAAttaataaaaacttaaaaaaataatttcagtcCATGAAAAGTAGTCCTTCAGTTTCCTGAAATCCTGGAAGTCTGACCTTCCAGATGGAGTTTTAGTCTCTTACatgaacacatacagtatacaccgGTACAACATTTGGTCAAGCTTGAAGCTTCTTAGTCTGtccacagtaaaaaaaaaaaaaaaaaaaaaaaagctccaagCTGTGCAGTTGTCAGGTAAGATATTCACGAGTGACTCAAGCAGCAGGTTGTTAGTGTCCTGTATCCAGGTCCCTCATGTACTCCTGAAGTGCCAGGAGCCTGGCATCAATCTCTGACAGCTCAGCACCTGTATCTATGGAGCTCTCTGGGGTTGGATACATACAAATGGTAATAAGACAATATGGTGGCtagctttttttcttcaatttaaatcattttattgCAGCAAAGAGGTTAAAAGACTTGCATTAATTACCTTTGTCTTTCATTCTGTGTGTTGGAGTACTGCATAATGGCTTCCTGGTCAAAAGGCCTCCTCTAGACTAGAAACAGACAAATTGCACATTAAAGGATAATAAGCCAGGCaacattctgtttttttcttgtattgTCAACAAATGATGAAAAGCCCCAAACCATCAATGAATGGATCTTACTAACAAGTAGTGTCTGTGTCACCaaactttatatactgtatgtagcgTATTCCTCTGTGcaatagagctccattgttaaAACAAATACTAAAGAAATGATTGCACTGGGTGAGCTATTCCTTCATTACGatgaacatgggcactgtagtttattttgagttatTCCCGCTCACTTGTGTCAAATTCATCTACGGATGAAAATAGTCCCAGACAAATGCACCATCCACTCCTTTTTGAATAGGTTTGTCTAAAAACTACAGTTCCCAGATCGTTTAGAAAACTACTGAgccttacaaaaaaaaacaaaaaaaactttgcaaCTGGGGGTTGAGGCTGTGAGCCACAGACAAAatacacactccacacacacaccacacacacaccacacacacacacacacacacacacacacacacacacacacacacacacacacacacacacacacacacacacacacacacacacacacacacacacacacacacacacacacacacacacacacacacacacacacacacacacacacacacacacacacacacacacacacacacacacacacacacacacacacacacttttcttagGATTAGTTTACggtaagaaaaatatagaataaccCAAACCTTATCCTTGAGATGAGCGAGCAGCAACAACAGTTAGTAACAATAGGGGTGcacaattcagaaaatgtcaaggTTCggttcaaaatcgattttcgatttCATAAATGATtctcgatttaaaaaaagattcacagtatgtaaatgtagttacttttatattttattaaaaaataagaatcgatttttggaattctatgaatcgattctgaatcggtagagcttgaattgcGATGCGAAtcaatttttttgcacacccctaagtaACAGTGTACTAGAGTTAAATTAATTGCCAAGCCACTCACCACACTGGGTCCATTGTAAGCCTGTTTTCTTgctctgtaaacacacacaaagagatgtTAAAATAACCAGCTAAAACAACAGAGACTAAACTAAACCTAGCCAGAGGTTATTCCATCACCTGAACAAAGTTTTGGCCATTTCATCCATGTCCACTAACGAGCTTTCAGAGGAGTTCCTGCTCCCTCTGCGCTCCACTGATAAACTCCTGCCTCTGCTGCCAGAACGGGCCATCTGAGGATAGGCCTCTCTGGAACGTGATCGCCCCCTCTCAGAGACAACGGGTGATGCGAGCATGTCCCTCCGTACCTTTCTTTGTCTGACACAGAAAGCAGGGTTAAAACTGTTGCTCCGAGCAGCTACAACATCAAATACCAGTGTGCTGTCAAAGGAAAAAGAATGGAGACCAACTTTTTGACATCTGCCTCTTTCTGTCTGCGCTGtctgtcctggatgtaagcagTTGGGTCAAAGCGTTCTACCCGGGACCCTGTCAAATGGTATTTGGgaatatttagatttaaacaCAGTCACCTTATATTTGAAATAATAGGGCAAACTGCTGCAACATCATGAGCAGATCCAGTACCAGTGGGGGAAGGTGACGGCCTGGGTATGCGAGCACGTGGTCCCGAGGAGTCCGCTCTTCTTCCCCTTTCCTCTGACCTTTGCCCTCTGTCCTCCGTCCGTTCTCTGGATCCTGAGCGAGCCCTGACTGTCCCGTACCCCGACCTCCTGTCGCGAGAGAGCGAGCGATAGATTTCCCCATCAACTCGAGAGCGAACGTGACCGGACACAGGAGTCACTctactgcagacacacaaagagggTGTGTGCTAAGTAGGTAAACAGTATTCAGATTTAACAATATCACTCCACATTGTAAGtaagtgaatgaaaaaaaagagagagaaagtaaaGACATAGTACACGCTTAGATAGTCTTACCCTCTCCGTAGCAACGCCAGTTCACTGGTGAGATTCTTGACACGAACACGGAGAGCGCACTCCGATGCTCTCAGCTCCTCAAACTAGCCAGGAcaggggaaaaaagaagaagaaaaaaaagaaaagttaaaaccaGCTGCGTCACAAAGGAAACAAGAGTCATCTTGTTGACTACTTTGAGAAGCAGAAGAGGTCCACCTGCTCCATCAGGAGTCGCTGCTCCTGGCACCTCTTGCTCGCCGAGCGTTGACTTTTGGCCCTCTCCTTCACGAGCTGCTCCTCCAGCGCCCTCACCACATCTCTGACCCTCCAGTCCTCTCGTCCCGATGTGGGACCACTTCCGCTGATCTGCAGTCGCTCCAGAACCTTGCCCATGGACTCCTTCTCTTCTTTGACTAGAGCCAGCCTGGAAAACAGTAGgagactttatttatataaaaaacaaacaaacaaaaaaaacactacatcCCTTCACATTGGTTATGACGATGGAAATGCAGTGCAACCTACTCTGCTCGAAGCCGCTGTATTTCTAGTTCTGCAGATTTGTTAATTCCATGAGAGGAGACGGTGTTGAGCTCAGCCCTCAGAGCTCGGACTTCCTTCTGTAGGGCAGCCGGGTCAGGCTTACCCACATAGGGCAGGGGTAAAGGGTAGTGTATCCTACAAATACAAAACAGTCAGCAAATCATGTATTATTACCACAGACATAACCAAAACACTGAGGAACTTAATCTGTGGCCCAAAGAGGGCATCACCAAACAAAATGTCTGTTTAATATGTAACTATGTTTGTTGCTACAGAGGCACAAACCTGTCAAACTCCACAGTGTATATGAGGATTAGATATCTTTTGGCAGTGAGAACAGATGACTGCTGATGGCCACGAGGACGACTAACCACTCCTGCTTTTCGGTTACGTAGCAGCTCCAGGTCAGCATAGGTCAAGAGGTCAAGTGTAACAGAATCACTCATCTGCAGAAAAAGCTCAAGTTAACTACGCAACATTAGAAATAAAAGAGTAACACAACACACATCTGTAGCTGCTCTAGTGGCCTCCTGATTTAAAAATCATTATTTTGTCATGTCTGCCTGACCCTGTCTGCAATAAAAACGTGTTTAccatttcatttacatttaaatacacaaataataataacaattatgTATTTTCTCATCTGAGAATCATGAACCTAGTGTGATATTAAGGTGTATTGATATACAATTCTTTGTTTCACTGTCTTTGCACAAGTTTGACTGTGTATTTGTTGTCTGTGTATTACTTTTGTTTTAGCAACAAACGGCCTGACAGGCAGTACTGATGTTTGTTGAAACAGCACACACAAGATTTCTAAATGTACCCAAATTTCCAATGGTTTCTTATTTTCCTCCAGGCCCTCTCCTTTTGGCCCCTGGTCCTTAACATTAATGAAAAGATTAGAGGGAATAAGACAGCTCGGGATAACTGGACATTTTTTCCCCCGCTCAAGTGGAAACATTGAACTCGAATGAATGACTCGCGCCTCAGCTCACACAGCCTCAGGCAAATCTGTGTCTGTTCACATCTTTCTATTGTCTTTGTATGCATTTGTGCCACCTCTGCGTTTGTTTTTCCATTCATATCATATATTTATATCTGTCTGCACCTTCAAACCTACCTTTCTAACAGCTGATTCCAACATGCTGCAGAAAATAGGGAACTgcttgaagttgccagttttgCGGGTGAGGTCCTCAATgtctaaaagaaaaacatgaaatagtGTGAGTGAGACTAAATGTGCCTGTGATGACATTTAATCTGGAATAAATGTATGCTACTTACATGCTGGATCAAAGTCCCCCCTCCATTGATCGGCTGTCACTGAGTCAGAGATTTCGACTATCAGCAAACCCTTGTCCACCTCTATCTTCACAGAAAACTCCACTCCTCGAAATACAATATCCTCCATCACCTCAGAGCCCTCCTCCATCGCACGGGGTCTGTGTAGgagaaataaatcaatcaatcaatcaatcaatcaatcaatcaactgTTGTTCAAAAGCACAGCTGAGTAATGTTAGTGGGCAAGTTTACAAGCTCCTGTATGGTTAGGAATTGCAATGCCACAGAAATACATCTGATGCCAGGAACAAATCTAAAGCCCAATCATAACCCTGATTTGACCAAGAGAACTATTTCATCTTGCAGAGTCTACAAAAAACAGGAGGGCTTAATGTTAACAGTTAACAGAGCCATCGACATAATATCAAAAGGTCTTGACACAACTTAATCTGATTCAGTTGCTTAAAGAGCTTAACAGGGGGAATCTGAATGGAGAAAACTGTATTCtgttaaaattttaaatgataCACGTTTGCTCGTTTTTGAGTATTTCATACGTCCGCCAGTGGGTTAGTGGTCTGAGGGAAACCAAAGCCACATTATCAGTAAATCAGGTAGTGCATATAGCATGTGTTAGCACCATTTTCTACACACAGGATTGTTTTTTAAGAGTGTGTTATATTTGTAATTCATCTAGCCTAGTTTGATTTGTGCAATTTGCAttctacattttatatataaattttttttcccagtaacaTAAGAACCTAgatgtaaaaacataaacatggGGGTATAAGGTTGTTTAAAACGTATCCATATTATTCTTGCGTTCTCTCCTATTTCACCTGGCTCACCcctagactgtaaaaataagggCTCACCTCGCAGTCTGTACAGTCATCAACACAACGCGAGGGGCGGTAGCGAGCCAACAGAGTCCATTTCCAAAGGTGTCATCATTTTTATTGGGAAAAAGTTCTGGTTGGTTGGGCATCCATTCGTCGAGGACTCCGCAAATGTCTTAAGTCATGTTTTACGAGGTAAGTTATTAACTGTGTCTCTTTTGTTGCGTTACAATGCTGTTAGATTGACTCCACTTTCTCCCGTGCACAGTGAAATCCGTGTTAACCTCATCGTTCACTGTTCATGCACAGACAACATTATAGACGATGGGGGAGACGGTAATgcttgtttaacgttagctagttcacaacagtaacgttaaGTTTGGGACTCGGCTAAATTGATCACTTACTTGCATACTTCCGAAATATACCGTTAGGCAACTAACGTCAAGTTGACGCTACGTTAGCTTCTAACGTTATTTCTCTGTCAATATCCCAACATCTTCGCtctggtaacgttagctaaggtAAGCTAGCATGGACATTATCGTTAGTTAGCGCTGGGTCACGCAAGTTAGTTAAATTGAgtcacagctagctagctaaccaaGCCGCTTGTAAGTGAAGCTAACATGTTATTCAGTGTCCGAATAAACACCAAACAAAAATACGTTAACGTTACCTTTGGTCGCAGTAATGATCCGTAAGTTACTGAGGTAAGCTGTCAAcacataacgttagctactcgttGGAAAAACATCGCGGTGCGTTAGCTAGGTGAAGTTCATGAAACCGCTGACCGCTTTATTGGTGGTACAATAGTCCAAAACCATTTGGAAGCCACCGTGGAGACGGGAGCGGTTCAACAACCGGGAACCGTTaaattcttcttcttccctttgCTTTGCCTCCGTTGCCTCTTCCTCTGCTTTAACTTTACAGAGGCGCTACGCCTCTCAGGCGCATCGCTGCCCTCCATTGGTGGTGAACGGACACTACCTCCGCAGTACTGCACGACCTGTTTACAGTCTATATGTGCACGACTACAAAATTATGCTGAAAATGAATAGTGGTGATTAGTTGCAACATAACAATCTAAATGCTCCATTATGCAATTTACATTACAAATGTGACTGATATACAAATACAGGAGTATCATCACTGATTATATTGCTGCAGAAAAATGCAAATAGTATATTTTGCAgaggttaaattgggccggagCGCAGCTCCCCCTCCTCAGGGCCACAACACACCCTGCCGGAGCTCAGCTCCGTCTCCTTCAGCATCAAACATTTTGCCGGGggttcagccccgaatgttttgagtgtaaccccaaatgtattttgaaaagtcgactaacaaatatgaaaccggacgtcgcttagtgtccactctcgctgtaaaaagCTGCGCAGCTTTAGGTTTATGGATGGGctctgctgtggacatgctgcggcagatgtgtcgcGTTtgagctccgtgtatttctgccataagtttcgggtttccacctccgatgtttagcagcgtacagccacttccctaaacgtcTCAAACGGGactctgagatctaccgtatcagcagagcaatcacgtaatgcacagcagactacggTGCATGTAgcctatagattattttctaaaatatagCGACTTTATTCTCGTAATAGCctatattataactttatttttttcacaaaatatcacgactccttcaaatctcagagagcacagatgggatgagttatattttgaatgtgcacaaagttttggacatgagcagaaatcttgctcaatcatctgaaatattacaatcaagaggtttattaatacattaaataaataatgtatcactgaggtgaataattgtcatatgcacatttacggaggttacttccccaacaaaagatgcaaaaaaggGAAGAATAAATTATGCCTAAGCTActtgtgtgctgactcagatataattagaaaagtcaatctaaaggagaataaatagatgaaagcaatacagaattcctgacagccttactgcaatattttccattaagttgttatatttggattgtagcctagtgtttccctttacataaagataaaggtagaaataggtgcatacaaattcaccaaaatgcagaaaatgaagtgtttaatgctaaaaaaaattCTGGGGAGGACAGACCcccacatcataagtcaccaaacaaatctggaagcaaaaccttggcctttgacttgccaggccagttattattagaccaaatgttggtgccatctaacaaactggaagctaaaatgaacatacactggctattaacaagctgggccAGCCAATCACTGTTAAAAAGGCTATAATAGTGGTTTCTGATTCTCTTAAATCAACataattttcttgtttaaaaagatgtttacatatttgccaaccaatattttcaaacatgttcaatttcatacattttccaaGGGTGAAATCCATTGCCTGCCTGttaacaataatatatataaatagtaataataaagtaagtgaattgtgaagtatttctctttgtttgaataaCTAATCAACCCTACCTTACACATTAATACTGGAAAAAAGAGCCcatttggtgtaaaaacacattaagtcattttacgGCACAATTTTGAATGACCATTCTCCGTAAATAAGGGCTCCCCCTCCCTACAAAAGCCAATTTagccactgtatatatatatatatatatatatatatatatatatatatatatatatatactgtatatataaaaagcaaagattctctataacaaactagaggtcgaccgatagtggattttactgATACCAATAGCTAGGTTGGgtcgtatttgccgataaccgattaatcgaccgaccgatagtatttagaattgatactggataaaaacaaacatgacactccaagtaaaacagtgctgaactttattataaaaataaaaaactgtattgaaccatgaaaacatgctaaatgaaataaatataaatattgaagtcaataa
This genomic interval from Perca flavescens isolate YP-PL-M2 chromosome 13, PFLA_1.0, whole genome shotgun sequence contains the following:
- the ccdc61 gene encoding centrosomal protein CCDC61 isoform X2, coding for MPNQPELFPNKNDDTFGNGLCWLATAPRVVLMTVQTARPRAMEEGSEVMEDIVFRGVEFSVKIEVDKGLLIVEISDSVTADQWRGDFDPAYIEDLTRKTGNFKQFPIFCSMLESAVRKMSDSVTLDLLTYADLELLRNRKAGVVSRPRGHQQSSVLTAKRYLILIYTVEFDRIHYPLPLPYVGKPDPAALQKEVRALRAELNTVSSHGINKSAELEIQRLRAELALVKEEKESMGKVLERLQISGSGPTSGREDWRVRDVVRALEEQLVKERAKSQRSASKRCQEQRLLMEQFEELRASECALRVRVKNLTSELALLRRGRSGYGTVRARSGSRERTEDRGQRSEERGRRADSSGPRARIPRPSPSPTGSRVERFDPTAYIQDRQRRQKEADVKKQRKVRRDMLASPVVSERGRSRSREAYPQMARSGSRGRSLSVERRGSRNSSESSLVDMDEMAKTLFRARKQAYNGPSVSRGGLLTRKPLCSTPTHRMKDKESSIDTGAELSEIDARLLALQEYMRDLDTGH
- the ccdc61 gene encoding centrosomal protein CCDC61 isoform X3, giving the protein MEEGSEVMEDIVFRGVEFSVKIEVDKGLLIVEISDSVTADQWRGDFDPAYIEDLTRKTGNFKQFPIFCSMLESAVRKMSDSVTLDLLTYADLELLRNRKAGVVSRPRGHQQSSVLTAKRYLILIYTVEFDRIHYPLPLPYVGKPDPAALQKEVRALRAELNTVSSHGINKSAELEIQRLRAELALVKEEKESMGKVLERLQISGSGPTSGREDWRVRDVVRALEEQLVKERAKSQRSASKRCQEQRLLMEQFEELRASECALRVRVKNLTSELALLRRGRVTPVSGHVRSRVDGEIYRSLSRDRRSGYGTVRARSGSRERTEDRGQRSEERGRRADSSGPRARIPRPSPSPTGSRVERFDPTAYIQDRQRRQKEADVKKQRKVRRDMLASPVVSERGRSRSREAYPQMARSGSRGRSLSVERRGSRNSSESSLVDMDEMAKTLFRARKQAYNGPSVSRGGLLTRKPLCSTPTHRMKDKESSIDTGAELSEIDARLLALQEYMRDLDTGH
- the ccdc61 gene encoding centrosomal protein CCDC61 isoform X1 — encoded protein: MPNQPELFPNKNDDTFGNGLCWLATAPRVVLMTVQTARPRAMEEGSEVMEDIVFRGVEFSVKIEVDKGLLIVEISDSVTADQWRGDFDPAYIEDLTRKTGNFKQFPIFCSMLESAVRKMSDSVTLDLLTYADLELLRNRKAGVVSRPRGHQQSSVLTAKRYLILIYTVEFDRIHYPLPLPYVGKPDPAALQKEVRALRAELNTVSSHGINKSAELEIQRLRAELALVKEEKESMGKVLERLQISGSGPTSGREDWRVRDVVRALEEQLVKERAKSQRSASKRCQEQRLLMEQFEELRASECALRVRVKNLTSELALLRRGRVTPVSGHVRSRVDGEIYRSLSRDRRSGYGTVRARSGSRERTEDRGQRSEERGRRADSSGPRARIPRPSPSPTGSRVERFDPTAYIQDRQRRQKEADVKKQRKVRRDMLASPVVSERGRSRSREAYPQMARSGSRGRSLSVERRGSRNSSESSLVDMDEMAKTLFRARKQAYNGPSVSRGGLLTRKPLCSTPTHRMKDKESSIDTGAELSEIDARLLALQEYMRDLDTGH